The Diospyros lotus cultivar Yz01 chromosome 15, ASM1463336v1, whole genome shotgun sequence genome has a window encoding:
- the LOC127792621 gene encoding E3 ubiquitin-protein ligase RMA1H1-like: MAMEQFLEQSVARNDFNEGDGSFPYKRKSVSATLDDAPENNPSDGFECNICLDFVQDPVVTLCGHLYCWPCIYKWIRFQSVSAENPDHQQPQCPVCKTEVSQRTLVPLYGRGQTAKSHEGKATHLGIVVPRRPSLACSLQTPTISTATNSQSVQQLHRSYPQHSEPYGPHPGSYAAMPTHSLGGRMATGTFHPMIGLFGEMVYARMFGNSETALYPYSNSYHLAGSSSPRVRRQMMQTDQSLGRICFFLCCCMVLCLLLF, translated from the coding sequence ATGGCCATGGAGCAGTTCCTTGAACAGTCTGTAGCAAGAAATGACTTCAATGAAGGAGATGGATCTTTCCCATACAAGAGGAAATCCGTCTCAGCCACACTTGATGATGCACCTGAAAATAATCCTTCTGATGGTTTTGAGTGCAATATTTGCCTAGACTTTGTGCAGGATCCGGTGGTCACGCTTTGCGGTCACCTCTACTGCTGGCCCTGTATTTACAAATGGATCCGTTTCCAGAGTGTCTCTGCCGAAAATCCAGACCACCAACAGCCACAATGTCCAGTTTGCAAAACTGAAGTTTCACAAAGAACCTTAGTCCCACTTTATGGCCGAGGACAAACTGCAAAATCCCATGAAGGCAAAGCCACACATCTTGGCATAGTTGTACCCCGAAGACCTAGCCTGGCTTGCAGTCTCCAAACACCGACAATTTCAACTGCGACCAATTCTCAGTCGGTTCAGCAACTTCATCGCAGCTATCCTCAGCACTCAGAGCCATATGGACCTCACCCTGGCAGCTATGCTGCCATGCCTACGCATAGCCTTGGTGGCAGAATGGCGACAGGCACATTTCACCCCATGATTGGCTTGTTTGGCGAAATGGTATATGCAAGGATGTTTGGGAATTCAGAAACTGCTTTGTATCCTTATTCCAACTCTTATCACCTTGCCGGAAGCAGTAGTCCAAGGGTAAGAAGGCAAATGATGCAGACTGACCAGTCACTCGGCAGAATTTGTTTTTTCCTCTGCTGTTGCATGGTTTTGTGCCTTCTTCTGTTCTAA
- the LOC127791333 gene encoding LOW QUALITY PROTEIN: pentatricopeptide repeat-containing protein At2g20710, mitochondrial (The sequence of the model RefSeq protein was modified relative to this genomic sequence to represent the inferred CDS: inserted 1 base in 1 codon), with amino-acid sequence MAMRLLPFHKSNALRWRISAFFCSSSTTEAVETSSSSSDTLFSRISPLGDARVSVKPVLDQWVQEGQSVVPSELRKIIKQLRKFGRFNHALQISEWMNQSPVKPLAGDIAVQLDLISKVHGLEQAEEYFNNVPNSLRGFHIYGALLNCYAHAKSLEKAEATMQMIRELGFAGATLPFNVMLHLYSQMGKHEKLEALVQEMEEKGIGCDKITFSIQMNAYAVTCKVNEMERILMKMEADPEVSMDWSTYAVAANGYLRSGLREKALAALKKSEALIELKTRRTSYEFLMTLYARIGKKDAVSRIWKKCKKTRKVYNSSYICMISSLMTMDDLNRMEKIFEQWKAKEMSFDYRVPNLVITAYCRKGLLGKAESIVDWLRQKGKEQXASTWDRLAAGYSKYNHMDKAVDTLKKAILVIHPGWKPNVATFAACIKYLKGKGDEEFAEFTAFLEERIHNPKDIYDRVEHYMKNSDLGSEALNEMESADHDEEVLEGETLDGGIDLKTNINMKAE; translated from the exons ATGGCGATGAGGCTTCTGCCATTTCACAAATCGAACGCATTGAGGTGGCGCATTTCAGCGTTTTTCTGCTCTTCTTCGACTACTGAAGCTGTAGAAACTTCATCGAGTTCAAGCGACACGTTGTTTAGCAGGATTTCACCCCTTGGTGATGCTAGGGTTTCAGTTAAACCCGTTCTCGATCAATGGGTCCAAGAAGGACAATCCGTCGTTCCATCAGAACTTCGAAAAATCATTAAGCAGCTCCGAAAGTTCGGACGTTTCAATCACGCTCTTCAG ATATCTGAGTGGATGAACCAAAGTCCTGTTAAGCCATTGGCTGGAGACATTGCAGTTCAGTTAGATCTGATCTCAAAGGTTCATGGACTAGAACAAGCAGAGGAATATTTCAATAATGTTCCAAACTCCTTGAGAGGTTTCCATATTTATGGTGCTCTTTTAAATTGTTACGCCCATGCAAAATCTTTGGAGAAAGCAGAGGCCACAATGCAGATGATCAGGGAGCTAGGTTTTGCTGGAGCTACACTTCCATTCAATGTTATGCTACACCTTTACTCTCAGATGGGGAAACATGAGAAACTAGAAGCCCTTGTGCAAGAAATGGAAGAGAAGGGCATTGGCTGTGACAAAATCACATTCAGCATTCAGATGAATGCATATGCAGTGACTTGTAAAGTAAATGAAATGGAGAGGATCttaatgaagatggaagctgaTCCTGAAGTCTCCATGGACTGGTCTACATATGCCGTAGCAGCAAATGGCTACTTGAGATCAGGTTTAAGGGAAAAAGCTTTGGCAGCACTGAAGAAATCAGAGGCCCTCATTGAGCTCAAGACGAGAAGGACTTCTTATGAATTTCTAATGACATTGTATGCTAGGATTGGGAAAAAGGATGCAGTGTCTCGTATATGGAAGAAGTGCAAGAAGACACGGAAAGTTTACAATTCTAGCTACATTTGTATGATTAGCTCTCTGATGACGATGGATGATCTCAACAGGATGGAGAAGATATTTGAGCAGTGGAAAGCCAAAGAGATGTCTTTTGATTATCGGGTCCCTAACCTAGTAATCACTGCGTATTGCAGAAAGGGTCTTCTGGGAAAAGCAGAATCAATTGTAGACTGGCTCAGACAGAAAGGGAAGGAAC TTGCTAGCACATGGGATCGCTTAGCTGCTGGATATAGTAAATATAATCATATGGACAAGGCAGTTGACACATTGAAGAAAGCAATACTGGTCATTCATCCAGGTTGGAAGCCTAACGTTGCAACTTTTGCTGCATGTATAAAATACTTGAAAGGGAAGGGAGATGAAGAATTTGCAGAGTTTACAGCTTTCCTAGAGGAAAGGATCCACAATCCAAAAGATATATATGACCGAGTAGAGCATTACATGAAAAATAGTGACCTAGGATCAGAAGCACTTAATGAGATGGAATCCGCTGACCATGATGAGGAGGTTCTGGAGGGAGAAACCCTGGATGGAGGCATTGACTTGAAGACGAATATAAACATGAAGGCCGAATAG